The following are from one region of the Carnobacterium gallinarum DSM 4847 genome:
- a CDS encoding sugar phosphate isomerase/epimerase family protein yields MKVATRINSFLPKFNQELEKVFSEFNRIGLSHVDLNYPEHVSQYSGTDMKDLLKKHQLKANGVALRFRNDFINGELGNSNLAISKEAVQLCKEAIDYCREINGEVVTIWLGFDGFDYSFQIDYVKVWNQIKECLIEIADYGSDIKLSIEYKPFQPRAYAFLDSLGITMTMMNEIDRENVGITLDYCHMLMKHENPAYGAAILGSRQKLFGVHLNDGYGLNDDGLMIGTSSLVKTFEFLYYTKLHNYEYAIYFDTFPIIEDPVAECEANLKMIKKIDSRIDQIGMKKIGEIIAQNKGTKVSELIVEILG; encoded by the coding sequence ATGAAAGTAGCAACACGAATTAATTCATTTTTACCAAAATTCAATCAAGAGTTAGAGAAAGTTTTTAGTGAGTTCAATCGAATTGGTTTAAGTCATGTTGATTTGAATTATCCAGAACATGTTAGTCAATATTCTGGAACGGATATGAAAGACCTCTTAAAAAAGCATCAATTGAAGGCGAATGGCGTTGCATTAAGATTTCGGAATGATTTTATTAATGGTGAGTTAGGCAATAGTAATCTAGCCATTTCTAAAGAGGCTGTTCAACTTTGTAAGGAAGCGATTGATTATTGTCGTGAGATTAATGGGGAGGTTGTCACCATTTGGTTAGGATTTGATGGCTTTGATTATTCATTTCAAATTGATTACGTGAAGGTTTGGAATCAAATTAAAGAATGTCTGATTGAGATTGCAGATTATGGCTCAGATATTAAGCTAAGTATTGAATATAAGCCATTCCAACCTCGGGCATATGCATTTCTAGATAGCCTTGGAATTACAATGACTATGATGAATGAGATTGATCGTGAAAATGTTGGAATTACTTTAGATTATTGTCATATGTTAATGAAACATGAAAATCCAGCTTATGGAGCGGCTATTTTAGGAAGTCGTCAGAAATTGTTTGGTGTTCATTTAAATGATGGTTATGGATTAAATGATGATGGCTTAATGATTGGTACAAGTAGTTTAGTAAAAACATTTGAATTTTTATATTATACAAAATTACACAATTATGAGTATGCTATTTATTTTGATACTTTTCCAATCATTGAAGATCCTGTAGCAGAGTGTGAAGCTAACTTGAAGATGATTAAAAAAATTGATTCAAGGATTGATCAGATTGGTATGAAAAAGATTGGTGAAATTATTGCACAAAATAAGGGGACAAAGGTAAGTGAATTAATAGTAGAAATCTTAGGCTAA
- a CDS encoding GNAT family N-acetyltransferase has product MERNDDVFKRYRDVSPNERTRVWNNGFSDYLVPINMTEVQLDNRLASLSISQELSKIFFIENQAAGIYLHAEGTFANKKIAWLGGMAVDPAFRNQQVAIKLLREFERSAKERKTDILYLEAIDGNERAISIYKKFGFSSIQKVVVLDSTTIYSREIEFQLKKVVGLETIGISENRESLWQNKSIHGYDCLGIYQDTTLVGYGVFSSQGDSVIIHQLELQQPSIQIESVLSSLQQLYNPIKWRGSNLVADNATTQSLIDNGFSEIVSQHQYSKIIKA; this is encoded by the coding sequence ATGGAAAGGAATGATGATGTGTTCAAGCGTTATAGAGATGTTTCACCAAACGAGAGAACCAGAGTTTGGAATAATGGTTTTTCAGATTATTTAGTACCAATTAATATGACAGAAGTTCAATTAGACAATCGACTAGCTAGTTTATCAATTTCTCAAGAACTTTCAAAAATATTTTTTATTGAGAATCAGGCTGCAGGGATTTATCTCCATGCTGAAGGTACGTTTGCGAATAAAAAGATTGCTTGGCTAGGTGGTATGGCTGTTGATCCAGCATTCCGGAATCAGCAAGTTGCAATCAAATTGTTAAGAGAATTTGAGCGTAGTGCTAAAGAACGAAAAACGGATATCTTGTATCTTGAGGCAATTGATGGAAACGAACGAGCTATTTCTATTTATAAAAAGTTTGGTTTCTCATCAATACAGAAAGTAGTTGTACTAGATTCTACTACAATTTACAGTCGAGAAATAGAGTTTCAGCTAAAAAAAGTAGTGGGTCTAGAAACGATTGGTATCAGTGAAAATAGAGAGAGTTTGTGGCAAAATAAGTCAATTCATGGATATGATTGTCTGGGAATTTATCAAGACACAACTTTAGTTGGTTATGGTGTTTTTAGTAGTCAAGGAGATTCTGTAATTATTCATCAATTAGAACTTCAACAACCAAGTATACAAATAGAAAGTGTTTTAAGTTCACTGCAACAGCTTTATAATCCAATAAAATGGCGAGGAAGTAATTTAGTGGCAGATAACGCTACAACTCAAAGCTTGATAGACAATGGTTTTAGTGAGATTGTATCACAGCATCAATATAGTAAAATAATTAAAGCTTAA